In the Helianthus annuus cultivar XRQ/B chromosome 11, HanXRQr2.0-SUNRISE, whole genome shotgun sequence genome, one interval contains:
- the LOC110888474 gene encoding protein FAR1-RELATED SEQUENCE 5-like: MKRAIKDVLSRSRHRLCMWHIWEKLKTKVGPVLSANTDFNTRMTHVVWNDTIIPEDFESEWHSIMSTFGLENHEWLKDMYNLRFDWIPAYYQGEDLAGLMRTTSRCESENYFFGQICNPRCTLVEFFTHFETAMDIQRHEHRRNDHDTRYIQCKPWSDFVLEKQASEIYTQTTFKDIQIEIDAAITKCMSKSVDTVGDVQYFEIKDFRQPYTSFFKVQYSKQEDGLSISCSCKRFEQFGILCRHIFYVLRYEDISEFPRRYVHRRWMRDVVSVGSNHSNIRFDEIGRNSAIDKVYREIVVANEYVVNRLVGDLDELCRYRDHIKSYIDKADEVMVAAPPPSRKERFADIGGNLEKSDSMIRVPIKMRTKGCGVQKRIKSSREIAIQKSSKIQKSCRVCGGKGHNSRTCKDKVSSNAIGSSNGM; encoded by the exons ATGAAGAGAGCTATTAAGGATGTACTTTCAAGAAGTAGGCATAGGTTATGTATGTGGCATATATGGGAGAAATTGAAGACAAAG GTTGGTCCTGTTTTGTCAGCAAACACTGATTTTAATACAAGAATGACTCATGTTGTTTGGAATGATACTATTATTCCAGAAGATTTTGAAAGTGAGTGGCATTCAATAATGTCTACTTTTGGATTGGAAAATCATGAGTGGTTAAAAGATATGTACAATCTTCGATTTGATTGGATTCCTGCTTATTACCAAGGAGAGGATTTGGCTGGACTTATGCGTACTACGTCAAGATGTGAAAGCGAGAATTACTTCTTTGGTCAGATTTGCAATCCAAGATGTACACTTGTTGAATTTTTCACTCATTTTGAGACTGCAATGGATATTCAAAGGCATGAGCATAGGAGGAATGATCATGATACAAGGTATATTCAGTGTAAACCCTGGAGTGACTTTGTATTGGAGAAACAAGCATCAGAAATATATACCCAAACAACTTTTAAGGATATTCAGATTGAAATTGATGCTGCCATTACAAAGTgtatgtcaaagtctgttgataCTGTGGGTGATGTTCAATATTTTGAAATAAAGGATTTCAGACAACCATACACATCTTTTTTCAag GTGCAATACAGCAAACAAGAAGATGGTTTAAGTATAAGTTGTTCTTGCAAACGGTTTGAACAATTTGGTATATTGTGCCGCCATATATTTTACGTATTACGGTATGAAGATATAAGTGAGTTTCCTAGAAGATATGTTCATAGAAGATGGATGAGAGATGTTGTTTCAGTTGGATCAAATCATTCCAATATTCGGTTTGATGAAATTGGTAGGAATAGTGCAATTgataaagtttatagagaaatTGTTGTTGCAAATGAGTATGTGGTTAATAGGCTGGTTGGCGATTTAGATGAACTGTGTCGTTACAGGGAtcatattaaaagttatattgaTAAAGCGGATGAGGTTATGGTTGCTGCGCCGCCTCCTAGTCGCAAAGAAAGATTTGCTGATATTGGAGGGAACTTAGAAAAATCAGATTCTATGATTCGTGTCCCCATAAAAATGAGGACCAAAGGATGCGGTGTTCAAAAAAGGATCAAGTCTAGTCGTGAGATTGCAATTCAGAAATCATCAAAGATCCAGAAATCGTGCCGTGTATGTGGTGGAAAGGGACATAACAGTCGCACATGTAAAGATAAGGTTTCTTCTAATGCTATAGGTTCTAGCAATGGAATGTAA